One genomic region from Bartonella australis AUST/NH1 encodes:
- the thiC gene encoding phosphomethylpyrimidine synthase ThiC — translation MQKNTPSVSCGPFPDSRKIYRQSLLFSDVRVPFREISLTDGSGEKPLNVYDTSGPYTDENVHIDITKGLPAISTPWLSKRADTESYPARLVKPEDNGLTRDKNLAPSFEQKHPILRAKKGKAVTQLAYARAGIITEEMEYVTIRENGGLVTQDQKKTTSGETFGASIPETYTAEFVRNEIACGRAIIPQNINHSECEPMIIGRNFRVKINANIGNSAVSSSMEEEVDKMVWAIRWGADTVMDLSTGRNIHNIREWIIRNSPVPIGTVPIYQALEKVHGIAENLTWDVFRDTLIEQAEQGVDYFTIHAGLRLPFIPLTIDRATGIVSRGGSIIAKWCLHHHKESFLYEHFDEICDIARMYNVSLSLGDGLRPGSIADANDEAQFAELETLGQLTKIAWEKDVQVMIEGPGHVPMHKIKENMEKQLEICHEAPFYTLGPLTTDIAPGYDHITSAIGAAMIGWFGTAMLCYVTPKEHLGLPDRNDVKTGVIAYKIAAHAADLAKGLPGAQLRDNALSRARFDFRWHDQFNLSLDPDTARAFHDETMPKEAHKLAHFCSMCGPKFCSMRISHDIRNAAAMKTIKDEGMAAMAKQYQKNGDLYIKVTSPEKETLNN, via the coding sequence GTGCAAAAAAATACTCCATCAGTTAGCTGCGGCCCTTTCCCCGATTCACGCAAAATTTATAGACAAAGTCTTCTCTTTTCTGATGTACGTGTGCCTTTCCGCGAGATTTCATTGACAGATGGCAGCGGTGAAAAACCTTTAAATGTTTACGACACGTCAGGGCCCTACACTGATGAAAATGTGCATATTGATATAACAAAAGGACTCCCTGCAATCAGCACGCCTTGGTTGTCCAAGCGTGCCGACACAGAATCTTACCCCGCGCGATTAGTTAAGCCGGAAGATAATGGTTTAACTAGAGACAAAAATCTCGCGCCATCTTTTGAACAAAAGCACCCAATTTTACGCGCAAAAAAAGGTAAAGCGGTCACGCAATTAGCCTACGCGCGCGCGGGTATTATTACTGAAGAAATGGAATATGTTACTATACGTGAAAACGGGGGATTAGTAACACAAGACCAGAAAAAAACAACATCAGGTGAAACATTCGGCGCGTCAATACCAGAAACTTACACTGCGGAATTTGTGCGCAATGAAATTGCTTGCGGGCGAGCTATTATTCCACAAAATATCAATCATTCAGAATGCGAACCGATGATTATTGGGCGTAATTTTCGTGTTAAAATCAATGCCAATATCGGCAATTCGGCAGTCAGCTCATCTATGGAAGAGGAAGTCGACAAAATGGTTTGGGCCATTCGCTGGGGCGCAGATACAGTTATGGATCTCTCAACAGGACGTAATATTCATAACATTCGTGAATGGATTATCCGAAATTCCCCGGTTCCTATCGGGACTGTTCCGATTTATCAAGCACTTGAAAAAGTGCATGGTATTGCCGAAAATTTAACATGGGACGTTTTCCGTGATACCCTCATTGAGCAAGCAGAACAAGGTGTTGATTATTTTACCATTCATGCAGGATTGAGATTGCCTTTCATTCCTCTGACTATTGACCGCGCAACAGGTATTGTATCACGAGGTGGTTCAATTATAGCTAAGTGGTGCCTGCATCACCATAAAGAGAGCTTTCTGTACGAACATTTTGATGAAATTTGTGACATTGCGCGCATGTATAATGTATCTCTTTCATTAGGTGATGGGTTGCGCCCTGGTTCTATTGCTGATGCGAATGATGAGGCCCAATTTGCTGAACTTGAAACTTTGGGACAATTAACAAAAATTGCATGGGAAAAAGATGTGCAGGTTATGATCGAGGGACCCGGCCATGTACCGATGCATAAAATTAAAGAAAATATGGAAAAACAATTAGAAATCTGCCACGAAGCGCCTTTTTATACCTTAGGCCCTCTCACAACTGATATCGCACCCGGATATGACCATATTACATCGGCAATCGGTGCTGCTATGATCGGTTGGTTTGGCACTGCCATGCTTTGTTATGTGACACCTAAAGAGCATCTAGGACTACCAGATAGAAATGACGTAAAAACTGGTGTTATCGCTTACAAAATCGCTGCCCATGCCGCTGATCTTGCCAAAGGTTTGCCGGGCGCACAATTGCGTGATAATGCCCTCTCTCGCGCGCGATTTGATTTCCGATGGCATGATCAATTTAATCTTTCTCTTGATCCGGACACTGCACGCGCTTTTCATGACGAAACAATGCCTAAAGAAGCGCACAAATTAGCGCATTTCTGCTCTATGTGCGGACCTAAATTTTGCTCGATGCGTATTTCTCACGACATCCGTAATGCAGCAGCAATGAAAACGATAAAAGACGAAGGTATGGCTGCCATGGCTAAACAATATCAAAAAAATGGTGATCTTTATATAAAGGTCACCTCCCCTGAAAAAGAAACACTGAACAATTGA
- a CDS encoding porin, with amino-acid sequence MNIKTLLLSSTVITVAISGAKAASEGTAEPKPVRYVRVCDAYGKGYFYIPGTETCIRLSGNVRADLLGGKNIDAVTDADLEDRKKTYTAASRLTLVFQTASETELGTLRSYAKISSQWSEGKDSYGARLNAAYIELGGFRVGLDSTIFDDWTGGYGQVMNDDSIAPSGNTRTNVIAYTFNGDSGFSAIIGAELGNDSGPALKTKTGNKIDYYYVDKADKIDIVPDDKLPSKRIKGYVPNVLLGVKFMQGWGGFSAISAYDAYYRKWAAKVRADFNFNDYINFWVMGGYKNNVDYYTVDQDNALSRQNTTIYANWGGAWAAWAGATYKISPKANFNAQVSYSAVKTFATSVNISYTLVPGFVITPELTYVSWGDDRTFAGKNDSGQSYKYALNGKSAVQAMIRLQRSF; translated from the coding sequence ATGAATATTAAAACACTCCTTCTGAGCTCTACAGTGATTACTGTAGCAATTTCCGGGGCAAAAGCAGCTTCGGAAGGTACTGCGGAACCAAAACCTGTGAGGTATGTTCGCGTTTGCGATGCGTATGGTAAGGGATATTTTTATATCCCCGGAACAGAAACTTGTATACGTTTATCAGGAAATGTTCGTGCCGATCTCCTAGGTGGTAAGAACATCGACGCAGTAACTGATGCTGATTTGGAGGATCGTAAAAAAACCTATACTGCGGCCTCACGCTTAACCCTTGTTTTTCAGACTGCCTCTGAAACAGAATTAGGGACACTCCGCTCATATGCAAAAATCAGCTCGCAATGGAGTGAAGGAAAAGATAGTTACGGCGCTCGGCTCAATGCTGCTTATATTGAGCTTGGAGGGTTTCGTGTAGGTCTTGATAGCACAATTTTTGATGATTGGACCGGCGGTTATGGTCAAGTTATGAACGACGACAGCATAGCACCATCAGGTAATACACGCACAAATGTTATTGCCTATACCTTTAACGGCGATTCTGGTTTCTCGGCTATAATAGGAGCTGAATTAGGTAACGATTCGGGTCCTGCTCTTAAAACTAAAACAGGTAACAAAATCGATTATTACTACGTCGATAAAGCTGACAAAATCGACATCGTTCCTGATGATAAACTCCCGAGTAAGCGGATAAAGGGCTACGTACCTAATGTCCTCCTCGGTGTCAAATTTATGCAAGGATGGGGTGGCTTCTCAGCGATTTCTGCTTATGACGCCTATTACAGAAAATGGGCTGCTAAAGTGCGCGCGGACTTCAACTTCAATGATTATATCAATTTCTGGGTGATGGGCGGCTATAAAAATAATGTTGATTACTATACAGTGGATCAAGATAATGCATTGTCGCGGCAAAATACGACGATCTACGCAAACTGGGGGGGCGCATGGGCTGCTTGGGCTGGTGCTACTTACAAAATTAGTCCAAAAGCAAATTTCAATGCCCAAGTTTCTTATAGCGCTGTAAAAACCTTCGCAACTTCCGTCAATATTTCGTACACGCTCGTCCCAGGCTTTGTCATCACACCTGAATTGACCTACGTTTCTTGGGGAGATGATCGCACTTTTGCAGGCAAAAATGACTCCGGCCAGAGTTATAAATATGCTTTAAATGGAAAGAGCGCTGTACAAGCCATGATCCGTCTTCAGCGTTCATTTTAG
- a CDS encoding DUF1561 family protein: protein MRHNEIAFLSLSGRSLKKKSGLEFFSFFFIFVVFIDSLAASPASQKLADMPIDKAIRVKVHNGGEYCYAPAFVDGESYVYIDDCASPNVQFARYDVFQRVAWKVKNVWLCMAAPGSVTGIDEKATANWGYITLRPCVINDANQRWVIKNNAFYTADEKFRVKDYKWYAYISNNEEDYYDHTLSPAMEKWINTIATPGNMSFKTSLGWKFKSDIGFSMYYISDDGSKSEVFNLYYNPENGHIARYFPSSGLLSCMTSRQSSHEDWDWAKWSFCNDNIPATKDSGYWDISLLAGREGPILDRGGNLLRVTQYGSNWGTPYTMRPDYIEKDTTNSPTSEFVLDYDIERWNRYVTANLEDALPYCPAPGNKQNISESKRRVKRSLPPNFQFNEAWRKRLYAIATSTSDVTASVGICGTCLLQTYQMIAELQENFSGPPRSSGGYFFDTAPSTDPMISLRERFASIHNVMQNAPQFYGVPLSPTETSDMIAARIASSTTQSVLPRFSWMLSNLATDRSAILDSIRRLLDAPPGTIWIGLVSYTLQGGGTARHALPILRSSNGLKVIPTNTIMSFFQFTNEVSETTDANLVMLRLAQRTNVTINSFATLRLGPEEEQPLSITLSQSNCTGEGEDRRGSGQLPRSALVNQCASGRCSF from the coding sequence ATGAGACACAATGAAATTGCGTTTCTGAGTTTAAGTGGTCGTAGTTTAAAGAAAAAAAGCGGCCTGGAATTTTTTTCGTTTTTTTTTATTTTTGTAGTGTTTATCGATTCTCTCGCTGCTTCTCCTGCTTCTCAAAAGCTTGCTGATATGCCTATTGATAAAGCTATCCGCGTTAAAGTTCACAACGGAGGGGAATATTGTTATGCTCCAGCCTTCGTGGATGGTGAAAGTTACGTTTACATCGATGACTGCGCTTCTCCCAATGTTCAATTTGCCCGATATGATGTTTTTCAGAGGGTAGCTTGGAAGGTTAAAAATGTTTGGTTATGTATGGCGGCTCCAGGCTCGGTTACAGGTATTGATGAGAAAGCGACAGCGAATTGGGGTTACATTACGCTCAGGCCTTGCGTCATCAACGATGCCAACCAGCGCTGGGTTATTAAAAATAATGCCTTTTATACAGCCGATGAAAAGTTTCGTGTGAAAGATTATAAGTGGTACGCTTATATCTCAAACAATGAAGAAGATTATTACGACCATACCTTAAGCCCCGCGATGGAGAAATGGATAAATACCATCGCAACTCCCGGTAATATGAGCTTCAAAACTTCCCTGGGTTGGAAGTTTAAGAGCGATATTGGTTTTTCTATGTATTACATTTCGGATGATGGCTCTAAATCTGAGGTCTTTAATCTTTACTATAACCCCGAAAATGGCCATATCGCTAGATATTTTCCTTCCTCCGGCTTACTTTCTTGCATGACTTCTCGGCAATCTTCTCACGAAGATTGGGACTGGGCCAAGTGGTCATTTTGCAACGATAATATTCCCGCTACGAAAGATAGCGGCTACTGGGATATTTCTCTTTTAGCTGGACGCGAGGGGCCAATTTTAGACCGTGGAGGTAATCTTTTAAGGGTTACTCAGTATGGCTCCAATTGGGGAACGCCTTATACGATGAGGCCCGATTATATCGAAAAAGATACAACAAATTCCCCCACATCTGAATTTGTTTTAGATTATGATATTGAGCGCTGGAACCGCTATGTTACAGCAAATTTAGAGGACGCCCTTCCTTACTGCCCAGCTCCGGGAAACAAGCAAAATATTTCCGAATCTAAACGGAGAGTAAAGCGGTCCCTCCCTCCTAATTTTCAATTCAACGAAGCATGGCGCAAGCGGCTTTATGCGATAGCGACCTCTACGTCTGATGTTACAGCTTCGGTGGGGATATGCGGCACCTGCCTTTTGCAAACTTATCAGATGATTGCGGAACTTCAAGAGAATTTTTCGGGTCCTCCCCGTTCAAGCGGAGGCTATTTCTTTGATACAGCCCCCAGTACTGACCCGATGATTTCGTTAAGAGAAAGGTTTGCTTCAATCCATAATGTTATGCAAAATGCTCCTCAATTTTATGGCGTTCCTTTGTCTCCAACAGAAACAAGTGACATGATTGCTGCGAGGATAGCATCTTCGACAACTCAGTCTGTTTTGCCCCGCTTCAGTTGGATGTTGTCGAATCTAGCAACAGATCGTAGTGCTATTTTGGATTCCATCAGAAGACTTCTTGACGCGCCTCCTGGGACAATATGGATTGGTTTAGTTAGCTATACTCTCCAAGGTGGTGGTACGGCCAGGCATGCACTTCCGATTTTGCGTTCTTCTAATGGACTTAAAGTGATTCCGACGAACACTATAATGAGCTTCTTCCAGTTTACCAACGAAGTTTCGGAAACAACTGATGCTAATCTTGTTATGTTGCGGCTTGCTCAGCGTACAAATGTAACCATTAACTCCTTTGCTACACTGCGCCTAGGCCCAGAGGAAGAGCAGCCTCTGAGTATTACACTCTCCCAAAGTAATTGTACCGGGGAAGGAGAAGATAGAAGGGGAAGTGGCCAATTACCGAGGAGCGCTTTAGTCAATCAGTGTGCAAGCGGGAGATGTTCTTTTTAA
- a CDS encoding DUF1561 family protein, with translation MRYDRAPFFNSGNCDLNKKNNLSFFSFFFVFLFSFNPLFAAPIPPTPEVSQKRTDKPIDKAIRVKVHNGGEYCYAPAFVDGESYIYINDCSSSSVQFARYDVFQRVAWKVRNVWLCMTAPNSVTGVGRRATADWDYIKLRPCVINDANQRWIIKNNAFYTADGKFRVKDYKWYAYISKNKEDYYNHTLSSEMKRWTETIATPGNMSLKTSLSWKFTGTSGFNMYYISNDGSKPEVFDLYYNPENGHIARYFPSAGILSCMASQQSSSEDWNWVVWSFCSDNISGIKDNGYWRIPLLVGREGPLLDYQGNFLRITQYGSNWGRPYTAKPSYLKQDTENSPKSEFVLSYDIERWNRYVMANVEDALPYCPAPGKKQNIPASKQRVKRTLPSDFQLNEEWLQRLYDIAATTPGFISRAGACGVCFIQTFQMIAEIRDRFPDRPRERGYFFDTALNTDPMVSLRRRYPRLFGALELADTLYGVSISPTEDITVTRVRSAAAAAQIALPNFEWERSSIATEPDDILAAIRGLLAAPVGTIWIGLSTHIMPDGSESGHAFPILRSSGGVIIIPTNIQAPSATLSAFSRLAAETNSIRGLLIRIAQSRQGFPASFATLRLTEVTAPPLSTVISQNDCTGEGDSRRGSRELPRSSFINQCTNGRCTLL, from the coding sequence ATGAGGTACGATAGAGCCCCCTTTTTTAATTCAGGAAATTGTGATTTAAACAAAAAAAATAATCTGAGTTTTTTTTCTTTCTTTTTCGTCTTTTTGTTCTCTTTCAATCCTCTTTTTGCCGCCCCTATCCCCCCTACCCCCGAAGTTTCTCAAAAGCGTACCGATAAGCCTATTGATAAAGCTATTCGCGTTAAGGTTCATAATGGAGGAGAATATTGTTACGCTCCAGCCTTCGTGGATGGCGAAAGTTATATTTACATCAATGACTGCTCTTCTTCCAGTGTTCAATTCGCTCGCTATGATGTTTTTCAGAGGGTGGCTTGGAAAGTCAGAAATGTCTGGTTGTGTATGACAGCTCCTAATTCAGTCACAGGTGTTGGTAGAAGAGCAACGGCGGATTGGGATTATATCAAGCTTAGGCCCTGCGTCATCAACGATGCCAACCAGCGCTGGATTATTAAAAATAATGCCTTTTATACAGCCGACGGGAAATTTCGTGTTAAAGATTATAAGTGGTATGCTTATATTTCAAAAAATAAAGAGGACTACTACAATCATACTCTGAGCTCCGAGATGAAACGGTGGACGGAAACCATCGCAACTCCCGGTAATATGAGCCTAAAAACTTCCCTAAGCTGGAAGTTTACGGGTACTTCCGGCTTCAATATGTATTATATTTCCAATGACGGATCTAAACCTGAGGTTTTTGATCTTTATTATAACCCTGAAAATGGCCATATTGCCAGATATTTCCCTTCCGCTGGAATTCTTTCTTGTATGGCCTCTCAGCAATCTTCTTCAGAAGATTGGAACTGGGTGGTGTGGTCATTTTGCAGTGATAATATTTCCGGTATAAAGGATAATGGCTACTGGAGAATCCCTCTTTTAGTCGGCCGTGAAGGGCCGCTTTTGGACTATCAGGGTAATTTTTTAAGGATTACTCAGTACGGTTCCAATTGGGGAAGGCCTTATACGGCAAAACCTAGTTATCTTAAACAAGACACGGAAAACTCCCCAAAATCTGAATTTGTTTTGTCTTATGATATTGAACGGTGGAATCGCTATGTGATGGCAAATGTGGAGGATGCCCTTCCTTACTGCCCTGCTCCCGGAAAAAAGCAAAATATTCCTGCATCTAAGCAAAGAGTGAAGCGAACTTTGCCTTCTGATTTCCAGCTTAATGAGGAATGGCTACAGCGGCTTTACGATATAGCTGCTACTACGCCTGGTTTTATATCCAGAGCAGGAGCATGTGGTGTCTGCTTTATACAGACTTTTCAAATGATTGCAGAAATCCGAGATAGATTTCCAGATCGCCCCCGTGAAAGAGGTTATTTCTTTGATACTGCTCTGAATACTGATCCAATGGTTTCATTGAGACGAAGGTATCCTAGGCTTTTTGGGGCTCTAGAACTTGCTGATACCCTTTATGGCGTTTCTATAAGTCCGACAGAAGACATAACTGTAACTCGTGTAAGATCAGCGGCTGCAGCAGCACAAATTGCTTTACCGAATTTCGAGTGGGAGCGGTCATCCATCGCCACTGAGCCTGATGATATTTTAGCTGCCATCCGAGGGCTTTTGGCCGCGCCTGTCGGAACAATTTGGATTGGTTTATCTACTCATATTATGCCAGATGGTAGCGAAAGTGGGCATGCATTCCCGATTTTACGTTCTTCCGGAGGGGTTATAATAATTCCGACAAATATCCAAGCCCCTTCAGCAACTTTATCCGCTTTTTCCCGTTTAGCGGCAGAGACTAACAGTATTCGTGGTCTTCTTATTCGAATTGCCCAGTCAAGACAGGGGTTCCCTGCTTCTTTTGCAACACTACGGCTAACTGAAGTGACGGCCCCGCCTCTGAGCACCGTTATCTCCCAAAATGACTGTACCGGAGAAGGAGACAGTAGGAGAGGAAGCAGAGAATTACCAAGGAGTTCTTTTATTAATCAATGTACAAACGGGAGATGTACTCTTTTGTAA
- a CDS encoding DUF1561 family protein — protein MRYNGAPFFNPRNRNLKEKSLVTFFSFLFVFLFSLNSPFVAPVHQKPTDKPIDKAIRVKVHNGWEYCYAPAFVDGESYIYINDCSSSSVQPARYDVFQRVAWKVRNIWLCMTAPNSVTGVGRKATADWDYIKLRPCVINDPNQRWIITGRVLYTADKKFRVKDHKWYAYISKNEGDYYDHTLSPLMDEWIDTIATPGNMSLKTSLGWKFTGTSGFYMYYISDDGSKPAISDLYYNPENGHIARYFPAAGLLSCMASQQSFSEDWNWVKWLYCNDNISDAYDSGYWNVSFLVGREGPILDRRGNFLRVTQYGSNWGVPYTAKPSYLKQDTENSPKSEFVLSYDIERWNRYAMANVEDSLPYCPAPGKKQDVSGSKQRVKRNLPPNFQLTEEWQRRIYATATTTPSASSVPPGQGICGVCLIQAFQILAELQDRLPNPPRPIGYFFDPVPNTNPMISLRRRYPRLHRAIGLATVLYGVPITRTVNPVTMSMRAAAATAQVVLPNFDWVLSPIATDSAAIRASVLDLFNAPIGTMWVGLSVYIRPNGTTGRHALPILRSPNGLIIIPTNIPTTAADFSAYSATLGELPASNIPLILSRITQQRNPSVTAFATLRLTEIRAQPLSVMISQSNCTGEGEGRRGNKQVPTSASVNQCDSGRCPL, from the coding sequence ATGAGATACAATGGAGCTCCGTTTTTTAACCCAAGAAATCGTAATTTAAAGGAAAAAAGTCTGGTGACTTTTTTTTCTTTCTTGTTCGTCTTTTTGTTTTCTCTCAATTCTCCTTTTGTTGCTCCTGTTCACCAAAAGCCAACCGATAAGCCTATTGATAAAGCTATTCGCGTTAAGGTTCATAACGGATGGGAATATTGTTACGCTCCGGCATTTGTGGACGGTGAAAGTTATATTTACATTAATGACTGCTCTTCTTCCAGTGTTCAACCTGCTCGCTATGATGTTTTTCAGAGGGTGGCTTGGAAAGTCAGAAATATCTGGTTGTGTATGACAGCTCCTAATTCAGTCACAGGTGTTGGGCGAAAAGCAACGGCGGATTGGGATTATATCAAGCTTAGGCCCTGTGTCATCAACGATCCTAATCAGCGTTGGATTATTACAGGCAGAGTTTTGTACACGGCTGATAAGAAATTTCGTGTTAAAGATCACAAATGGTACGCTTATATCTCCAAAAATGAAGGAGATTACTACGATCATACCTTAAGCCCCTTGATGGATGAATGGATAGACACTATCGCAACTCCTGGTAATATGAGCCTCAAAACTTCCCTAGGCTGGAAATTTACAGGCACTTCCGGCTTCTATATGTATTATATTTCGGATGATGGATCTAAACCTGCAATCTCTGATCTTTATTATAACCCCGAAAATGGCCATATTGCCAGATATTTCCCTGCCGCTGGGCTCCTTTCTTGCATGGCTTCTCAACAATCTTTTTCAGAAGATTGGAATTGGGTAAAGTGGTTATATTGCAATGATAATATCTCCGATGCATACGACAGTGGTTACTGGAACGTTTCTTTTTTAGTTGGACGCGAGGGGCCAATTTTGGACCGAAGGGGTAATTTTTTAAGGGTTACTCAGTACGGCTCTAATTGGGGGGTGCCTTATACGGCAAAACCCAGTTATCTTAAACAAGACACGGAAAACTCCCCAAAATCTGAATTTGTTTTGTCCTATGATATTGAACGGTGGAATCGCTATGCTATGGCAAATGTGGAAGATTCTCTTCCATACTGCCCGGCTCCCGGAAAAAAGCAAGATGTTTCCGGATCTAAACAAAGAGTGAAGCGGAATTTGCCCCCCAATTTTCAGCTTACTGAAGAATGGCAGAGGCGGATTTACGCGACAGCGACTACTACGCCTTCTGCGTCTAGTGTTCCGCCCGGGCAAGGGATATGCGGTGTCTGCCTTATACAAGCTTTTCAGATACTTGCAGAACTCCAAGATAGGCTTCCAAATCCCCCTCGTCCAATAGGTTATTTCTTTGATCCAGTTCCCAATACTAATCCGATGATTTCGTTAAGGCGCAGATATCCTAGACTTCATCGTGCCATAGGGCTTGCTACCGTCCTTTATGGTGTCCCTATAACTCGGACGGTGAATCCCGTTACTATGAGTATGAGAGCGGCAGCCGCGACAGCACAGGTTGTTTTGCCAAACTTCGATTGGGTATTATCACCGATAGCCACTGATTCAGCTGCTATCCGAGCTTCTGTCCTGGATCTTTTTAACGCACCTATTGGAACAATGTGGGTTGGTTTATCTGTCTATATCCGTCCAAACGGTACCACAGGAAGACATGCGCTTCCAATTTTGCGTTCTCCTAATGGGCTTATAATAATTCCGACAAATATTCCAACTACTGCGGCGGATTTTTCTGCTTATTCTGCTACACTCGGAGAACTCCCCGCTTCTAATATCCCTCTTATTTTGTCTAGGATTACCCAGCAGAGAAACCCGTCTGTTACTGCTTTTGCGACATTACGGCTAACTGAAATAAGGGCCCAACCTCTGAGCGTTATGATTTCTCAAAGCAACTGTACCGGAGAAGGAGAAGGCAGAAGAGGAAACAAGCAAGTACCTACGAGCGCTTCAGTTAATCAATGTGACAGTGGGAGGTGTCCTCTTTAA
- a CDS encoding DUF1561 family protein — protein MEHRGVLFVDLDNCSFKRKSNLSFFSFFFVFLFSLNPLFAAPIPTISQKPTDKPIDKAIRVKVHNGGEYCYAPAFVDGESYIYINDCSSSSVLFARYDVFQRVAWKIKNVWLCMTAPNSVTGVGRKATADWDYIKLRPCVINDPNQRWIITGRVLYTADKKFRVKDHKWYAYISKNEGDYYNHTLSSSMDEWIDTIATPGNMSLKTSLGWKFTGTSGFYMYYISDDGSKPEISDLYYNPENGHIARYFPAAGLLSCMASQQSFSENWNWVKWLFCNDNIPDAYDSGYWNVSFLVGREGPLLDYRGNFLRITQYGSNWGMSYTAKPSYLKQDTENSPKSEFVLSYDIERWNRYAMANVEDSLPYCPAPGKKQDVSGSKQRVKRNLPSNFQLDEGWRRRLYDIATTTPSTSRIPLGQGICGICLLHAFQMLAELQDRFPHPPRQRGYFFDLAPNTDPVFSLRRRYPRLHRAIGLATVFYGVPVTPMADPVNMSMRAAAATAQVILPNFDWVQSPIATDQSAIRSAILDLFNAPVGTMWIGLSVYIRPNGTTGRHALPILRSPNGLIIIPTNTPITTANFYTYNLALRELPSSDIPLILSRITQIRNPVVTAFATLRLTEITAQPLSVMISQSNCTGEGEGRRGNQQSPTSASVNQCDSGRCPL, from the coding sequence ATGGAACACCGTGGAGTTCTATTTGTTGATTTAGATAATTGTAGCTTTAAGCGAAAAAGTAATCTGAGTTTTTTTTCTTTCTTTTTCGTCTTTTTGTTCTCTCTCAATCCTCTTTTCGCTGCCCCTATTCCCACAATTTCTCAAAAGCCAACCGATAAGCCTATTGATAAAGCTATTCGCGTTAAGGTTCATAACGGAGGGGAATATTGTTATGCCCCGGCGTTTGTAGATGGTGAAAGTTATATTTACATCAATGACTGCTCTTCTTCCAGTGTTCTATTCGCTCGGTATGACGTCTTTCAAAGAGTGGCTTGGAAGATTAAAAATGTCTGGCTGTGCATGACGGCTCCTAATTCAGTCACAGGTGTTGGGCGAAAAGCAACGGCGGATTGGGATTATATCAAGCTTAGGCCCTGTGTCATCAACGATCCTAATCAGCGTTGGATTATTACAGGCAGAGTTTTGTACACGGCTGATAAGAAATTTCGTGTTAAAGATCACAAGTGGTACGCTTATATCTCCAAAAATGAAGGAGATTACTACAATCATACCTTAAGCTCTTCGATGGATGAATGGATAGACACTATCGCAACTCCTGGTAATATGAGCCTCAAAACTTCCCTAGGCTGGAAATTTACGGGTACTTCCGGCTTCTATATGTATTATATTTCGGATGATGGATCTAAACCTGAAATCTCTGATCTTTATTATAACCCCGAAAATGGCCATATTGCCAGATATTTCCCTGCCGCTGGGCTCCTTTCTTGCATGGCTTCTCAACAATCTTTTTCGGAGAATTGGAATTGGGTAAAGTGGCTATTTTGCAATGATAATATCCCCGATGCATACGATAGTGGTTACTGGAACGTTTCTTTTTTAGTTGGACGTGAGGGACCGCTTTTGGACTATCGGGGTAATTTTTTAAGGATTACTCAGTACGGCTCCAATTGGGGGATGTCTTATACGGCAAAGCCTAGTTATCTTAAACAAGACACGGAAAACTCCCCAAAATCTGAATTTGTTTTGTCTTATGATATTGAACGGTGGAATCGCTATGCTATGGCAAATGTGGAAGATTCTCTTCCATACTGCCCGGCTCCCGGAAAAAAGCAAGATGTTTCCGGATCTAAACAAAGAGTAAAGCGGAATTTGCCTTCTAATTTTCAACTTGACGAAGGATGGCGGAGGCGACTTTACGATATAGCGACTACTACGCCTTCTACGTCTCGTATTCCACTTGGGCAAGGAATATGTGGTATCTGCCTTTTACACGCTTTTCAGATGCTCGCAGAACTCCAAGATAGATTCCCACACCCCCCCCGTCAAAGAGGTTATTTCTTTGACCTAGCTCCCAATACTGATCCGGTGTTTTCGTTAAGACGAAGGTACCCTAGGCTTCACCGCGCCATAGGACTTGCTACCGTCTTTTATGGTGTTCCTGTAACTCCGATGGCAGATCCTGTCAATATGAGTATGAGGGCGGCGGCTGCAACGGCGCAGGTTATTTTGCCAAATTTCGATTGGGTACAGTCACCCATAGCCACTGATCAATCTGCTATTCGTTCTGCTATCCTAGATCTTTTTAATGCACCTGTTGGAACAATGTGGATTGGTTTATCTGTTTATATCCGTCCAAACGGTACCACAGGAAGACATGCGCTTCCAATTTTGCGTTCTCCTAATGGGCTTATAATAATTCCAACAAATACTCCAATTACCACAGCGAATTTTTACACTTATAATCTCGCACTCAGAGAGCTCCCGTCTTCTGATATCCCTCTTATTTTGTCTAGGATTACCCAGATAAGAAATCCGGTTGTTACTGCTTTTGCAACATTACGGCTAACTGAAATAACAGCCCAACCTCTGAGCGTTATGATTTCTCAAAGCAACTGTACCGGAGAAGGAGAAGGCAGAAGAGGAAACCAGCAATCACCGACGAGCGCTTCGGTTAATCAATGTGACAGTGGGAGATGTCCTCTTTAA